One segment of Apus apus isolate bApuApu2 chromosome 1, bApuApu2.pri.cur, whole genome shotgun sequence DNA contains the following:
- the PANX2 gene encoding pannexin-2 isoform X2, with protein sequence MHSSDFSLCYTEEPIYCYTPHNFTRDQALYARGYCWTELKDALPGVDASHWPSLFEHKFLPYALLAFAGIMYIPALGWEFLASTRLTSELNFLLQEIDNCYHRAAEGRAPKIEKQIQSKGPGITEREKREIIENAEKEKSPEQNLFEKYLERRGRSNFLAKLYLARHLFIIFLSIIPITYLSTYYATQKQNEFTCALGEPPDKTSSSKLHIRVNCKLPSVQLQRIIAGVDIFLLCFMNLIILINLIHLFIFRKSNFIFDKLNKVGIKTKKQWQKSQFCDINILAMFCNENRDHIKSLNRLDFITNESDLMYDNVVRQLLAALAQSNHDATPTMRDSGIQTIDPSVDPADIDANEQLIIKRPRKKMKWIPTTNPLPQPFKEQLAIMKVENHKPEKPKPVRRKTATDSLIAPLLESAAKSSQQSSGHKTEPSAIPSTSSEKKHTRHFSLDVHPYILSSKKPKQEIQAMPSMPTSKSQEGGFLNQEENVVVHVTSSLKDTPHPAKEILYPSETCRTVPAAGAFVTCNHNHIATTAAVTSMTLNQVKPEPAPALNCNPAHPLLHINTLYEDHEEEVSNMMDNGIHSPADTGEILSIPTPKQIRLATFDEPMAIVSSVEY encoded by the exons ATGCACAGCAGTGACTTTTCTCTCTGTTATACAGAGGAGCCAATATACTGTTACACACCACACAACTTCACCCGCGATCAAGCCTTGTATGCCAGAGGATATTGTTGGACAGAATTAAAAGATGCCTTGCCAGGAGTTGATGCCAGCCATTGGCCCTCCTTGTTTGAGCATAAGTTCCTACCTTATGCACTGCTGGCTTTTGCTGGGATAATGTACAttccagctctgggctgggaaTTTCTGGCCTCCACCAGACTGACTTCAGAGCTTAATTTTTTGCTTCAGGAGATTGATAACTGCTACCACCGTGCAGCTGAAGGGCGGGCACCAAAAATAGAGAAACAGATTCAGTCCAAAGGCCCAGGGATCactgagagagagaagagagaaataattgagaatgcagagaaggaaaaaagccctGAACAGAACTTGTTTGAGAAATACCTGGAAAGAAGAGGACGAAGTAACTTTTTAGCTAAGCTTTACCTTGCGAGACATTTGTTCATCATCTTTTTAAGCATCATACCAATTACATACTTATCCACCTACTATGCTACGCAGAAGCAAAATGAATTTACATGTGCACTAGGAGAGCCTCCAGACAAAACGAGCAGCTCCAAACTGCACATCAGAGTGAACTGTAAACTGCCATCTGTGCAGCTCCAGCGGATTATTGCCGGTGTAGAtatctttctcctctgcttcatGAACTTGATAATCCTTATCAATTTAATTCACCTCTTCATATTTCGCAAGTCCAACTTCATATTTGATAAACTGAACAAAGTTGGAATAAAGACCAAGAAACAGTGGCAGAAATCCCAGTTTTGTGATATCAATATTTTGGCCATGTTCTGTAATGAAAATCGAGACCACATAAAATCGTTGAACCGTCTGGATTTTATAACAAATGAAAGTGATCTGATGTATGACAATGTGGTACGCCAGCTGCTTGCAGCATTGGCCCAGTCCAATCATGATGCCACTCCAACCATGCGTGATTCAGGGATCCAAACAATAGACCCAAGTGTTGATCCAGCAGACATTGATGCTAATGAGCAGCTCATCATTAAGAGaccaaggaagaaaatgaaatggatCCCGACTACCAATCCCCTTCCTCAGCCATTCAAGGAGCAGTTAGCCATTATGAAGGTTGAAAACCATAAACCTGAAAAACCGAAGCCTGTGaggagaaaaacagcaacagacaGCCTTATAGCTCCTTTGTTAGAGTCCGCTGCAAAATCCTCACAGCAATCGTCCGGTCATAAAACCGAGCCAAGCGCCATCCCAAGCACAAGCagtgaaaagaaacacacacgACACTTCTCCTTGGATGTTCATCCATATATACTCAGtagcaaaaaacccaagcaagaAATTCAAGCCATGCCGTCGATGCCTACATCAAAAAGCCAAGAGGGTGGATTTTTAAACCAGGAAGAGAATGTTGTAGTACACGTTACCTCCTCTCTCAAAG acACCCCTCATCCTGCAAAAGAGATCCTATACCCATCTGAGACATGCAGaactgtgcctgctgctggggcttttGTCACATGTAACCACAACCATATAGCCACAACTGCTGCTGTAACGAGTATGACTCTGAACCAAGTCAAGCCAGAGCCAGCACCCGCACTGAACTGCAACCCAGCCCACCCTCTGCTACACATCAACACGCTGTACGAGGATCACGAGGAGGAGGTTTCAAACATGATGGACAATGGTATTCACTCACCAGCTGACACGGGGGAAATTCTCTCCATCCCTACCCCCAAGCAGATAAGGCTGGCCACGTTTGATGAACCAATGGCAATTGTGAGCTCGGTGGAGTACTGA